ACGCAAATAAAGGAGAAACAGTCCTTACGTGCAATCTTGTAGTAAGCAATCAGTTCACCAGGCCTTTCAGTGATCACTGGTTTAAAATCCAAGTGCTAAAAGAGGGGAAAAGAGCCTTCGTCCTCACTTATCTACATGACCAAATTACTTGTACAGTAAGGAGAAAAAATCACACTAGATTAAAATATACCTGCATATATGTTAGTTGATTATAGCTCAACGCCTTGCTCTTGACGGCTTGATCAGATCCATCctgtcagtaaaaaaaaaaagaatttgttcGTGAAGACCATGGTTAGTAATTCGTTGACAATAAAACAGTATAAGAGACCAGCACCCTGCCCGCAATTAAGTACCTGAGATATAAATAGTGGATACTTTGAAGCGATGGGGAGTTGATATCTGTAAAAAAGAAATAGCCATTAGACACTTGAATAACGATTTactagaagaataaaaaaaaagtttggtattCTCTCACTTGAAAACTGATTTAACAGTCCTTTCAAGATAGTCTGCCCGACTGCACGCCATAATCACTACAGCAGCCACAGGGATCTGCTGAatgcaaacaagaagaagcaggTTATAGCAAGTGATAGCAGATACGAATACGAAGAAAAGCAGCTTCATATCCAGACCTGTCCTCCACCGTCAGTGAGTTTTGCAATTCCTCTTCCTGGGAGAAGGAAGGAAATCAAGCAAAGCTAGctaataaaaagaaaggaagaaaaatgaGTTTTGCAGTTGGGAGTAGCAAACGCACTTTGAAAAGTCTGGATAAGATCCTTAAGCTGCACAAGTTCTTGGTCCTGGCGGTTCTTCATGTCTGCAACAAACATACTCATTAAGTCTTAAAGTTCATTCAAATAACTtcatatagtaatatataaggTTTAGTAATCCATCCTGAAAGAGGTACCTTCAAGAGCAACAATCCGTGACTGCTTGATGCTAACTTCGTCAATAAGCCCTCGCATTTGACTAGTGCAGTGGTTCTCGGATTCGATCTGCAGatcagatatatataaaataaattcaagACAAAccattttgatttgattgatatatCTCGAAACACACCATTCCTAGTGAGTCAGTCTATCTAATAagtaattagaagaagaagaagaaggtaactcACAGCGGAACCAAGGCGATCTGCATACTGCGATTGCGTTTGGAAAAGCCTCATCTagaagaataataatatcacGACAACAAGTACTGATTTAGATTGTGGATTTAGCTAGCGATCCAAAATATAGCGAGAATTGATTTTGTGACCTGGATGTAGATGAACATGAAAGCTGCCGGAATCAGAAGAAATCTGAAGTCACAAGACATCATCCTCACCATAGctggagaactttttttttttttttcttttggccgCCGGGAGGGagctaagcaaaaaaaaaaaaaaaaagctagttatgaaacgacgtcgttctcTCTCTAAATCTAAGGTAAGCTCTAATTCGAATACGACGACAGCTCAAAGGACTCCAACCTACACGCTATTCATCCAATTATTTTGCTGTCATCGCCCATAGATTTTTTTCCAGATTgagcaagaaaaataaaaaggctTTCTTCTGAGTTTGTTCCATAATTTTCATCACATCAGATGGGGTTTGAGAACGAAGCTAGCTCCTCCTCTTATACCCTTAAAATACCACCGGCGGCTACAGAGGACACGCCTCTTCTTGGCAAGGGACCTCCCCTGTCCAGCCAATTCAAGACCTTCGCCAACGTCTTCATCGCTGTCGTCGGCGCTGGTGTTCTTGGTCTTCCTTACGCCTTCAAGCGAACCGGATGGCTCATGGGCGTCCTCCTTCTCGTCTCCGTCTCCGTTTTGACCCATCACTGCATGATGCTCCTTGTCCATACCCGCCGCAAGCTCGACTCTTTCAATGGCGTCTCCAAGTCCTCCTCCAAGATCGGCTCTTTCGGTGACCTTGGATTTGCCGTCTGCGGCTCCTTCGGCAGGATCGTCGTTGACTTATTTATCATCTTATCCCAAGCTGGTTTTTGTGTCGGTTATCTCATCTTCATCGGCACTACTTTAGCCAATCTGTTCGATCCTGATTCCCCCACCAGTCTCAGGCATCAGATTACTAGGCTGGGTTCTGATTTCTTTGGCGTCTCCTCCAAGAGTCTCTACATTTGGGTATGCTTCCCCTTTCAGCTGGGTTTGAATTCCATTAAGACCCTCACTCACTTGGCCCCTCTTAGCATTTTCGCCGACGTTGTTGATCTTGGCGCTATGGGTGTTGTCATTGTTGAGGATTCCATGATTATACTCAAGCAAAGGCCTGACGTGGTTGCCTTTGGCGGTATGTCTCTCTTCTTGTATGGGATGGGCGTCGCTGTCTATTCTTTCGAAGGTGTTGGAATGGTCTTGCCCCTTGAATCCGAGATGAAGGACAAGGACAAGTTTGGCAAAGTCTTGGCACTCGGCATGGGATTCATCTCTCTCATTTACATTGCCTTCGGTTTCCTAGGCTACTTGGCTTTTGGTGAAGACACCATGGACATNNNNNNNNNNNNNNNNNNNNNNNNNNNNNNNNNNNNNNNNNNNNNNNNNNNNNNNNNNNNNNNNNNNNNNNNNNNNNNNNNNNNNNNNNNNNNNNNNNNNNNNNNNNNNNNNNNNNNNNNNNNNNNNNNNNNNNNNNNNNNNNNNNNNNNNNNNNNNNNNNNNNNNNNNNNNNNNNNNNNNNNNNNNNNNNNNNNNNNNNNNNNNNNNNNNNNNNNNNNNNNNNNNNNNNNNNNNNNNNNNNNNNNNNNNNNNNNNNNNNNNNNNNNNNNNNNNNNNNNNNNNNNNNNNNNNNNNNNNNNNNNNNNNNNNNNNNNNNNNNNNNNNNNNNNNNNNNNNNNNNNNNNNNNNNNNNNNNNNNNNNNNNNNNNNNNNNNNNNNNNNNNNNNNNNNNNNNNNNNNNNNNNNNNNNNNNNNNNNNNNNNNNNNNNNNNNNNNNNNNNNNNNNNNNNNNNNNNNNNNNNNNNNNNNNNNNNNNNNNNNNNNNNNNNNNNNNNNNNNNNNNNNNNNNNNNNNNNNNNNNNNNNNNNNNNNNNNNNNNNNNNNNNNNNNNNNNNNNNNNNNNNNNNNNNNNNNNNNNNNNNNNNNNNNNNNNNNNNNNNNNNNNNNNNNNNNNNNNNNNNNNNNNNNNNNNNNNNNNNNNNNNNNNNNNNNNNNNNNNNNNNNNNNNNNNTCTATTCTTTCGAAGGTGTTGGAATGGTCTTGCCCCTTGAATCCGAGATGAAGGACAAGGACAAGTTTGGCAAAGTCTTGGCACTCGGCATGGGATTCATCTCTCTCATTTACATTGCCTTCGGTTTCCTAGGCTACTTGGCTTTTGGTGAGGACACCATGGACATTATCACGTCAAACTTGGGTGCAGGACTTATTAGCACTGTTGTTCAGCTTGGATTGTGCgtcaacctcttcttcaccttccCCTTGATGATGAATCCAGTCTTTGAGATAGTGGAGAGGCGTTTCTCTCGTGGGATGTACTCTGCCTGGCTGAGATGGCTACTCGTCTTGGTAGTGACTCTTGTGGCTCTCTTTGTGCCAAACTTTACTGATTTTTTGTCCTTGGTCGGCAGCAGCACTTGCTGTGTGTTAGGGTTTGTGTTGCCTGCGTTGTTCCATTTATTGGTGTTCAAGGAAGAGATGGGGTGGATACAATGGAGTTCCGACACAGCGATTGTGGGACTCGGTGTGGCTCTTGCTGTGTCTGGAACTTGGAGTTCCCTCAGTGAGATCTTCTCGGTCAAAGTGTAAGCGTGAGAGGATTGGAGAGAGTTTTCTACATACTTACTTGTGTCCAATAAATGTGAAAGTGTAAGTGTACCATTATGTAATGGGATTTGTGGTTTTAAAAGTATTGTGATTGTATTTGTATTCTGTCTGATGCTTGGAATAATAGAGATGAGCTCTTCTGTTTTGTgtttacatacatacatacatacatacacaatATATGTGAGAGCTTTGGGTACTCAATGTTAAGGTTGGCAAGCTGATCAAATGCTCTCGTCGTTTTGTATAATTACAAACTGTTGAGTGTGCTCCTTCCATGAATCACCTTCTTCAAGATGCCTCTCGTAGAAGCATACCTCACCATGGGACTTGATGCTGATCGTGGAGATGCTTCTGGTCCCATAACGCCCCTGTATCCAAGAGTGAGTGAGACTGgaatatttatagaaaatagtaCATActctaaaagaagaaaagattacAGTTGGTCTGTGCATGTCGACGAAGATGGAGCTGAGTTGGTATTCCGTCTCTGGTGTGTAAACGTGAGGCAGCTCGGTGTCTTGGTCCTTCACAGTATTGGTCATCACCTGCTCCACCATGGTCTTCACGGGAAATTCACTGCTCCGGTTCTCAGCGAGAAGCTGTTGAAAACCCTCTCTCAGCCTCACACACTgcagagacaaaaacaaaaagaggagg
The sequence above is a segment of the Camelina sativa cultivar DH55 chromosome 10, Cs, whole genome shotgun sequence genome. Coding sequences within it:
- the LOC104716109 gene encoding amino acid transporter ANTL2-like isoform X1 — translated: MGFENEASSSSYTLKIPPAATEDTPLLGKGPPLSSQFKTFANVFIAVVGAGVLGLPYAFKRTGWLMGVLLLVSVSVLTHHCMMLLVHTRRKLDSFNGVSKSSSKIGSFGDLGFAVCGSFGRIVVDLFIILSQAGFCVGYLIFIGTTLANLFDPDSPTSLRHQITRLGSDFFGVSSKSLYIWVCFPFQLGLNSIKTLTHLAPLSIFADVVDLGAMGVVIVEDSMIILKQRPDVVAFGGMSLFLYGMGVAVYSFEGVGMVLPLESEMKDKDKFGKVLALGMGFISLIYIAFGFLGYLAFGEDTMDIITSNLGAGLISTVVQLGLCVNLFFTFPLMMNPVFEIVERRFSRGMYSAWLRWLLVLVVTLVALFVPNFTDFLSLVGSSTCCVLGFVLPALFHLLVFKEEMGWIQWSSDTAIVGLGVALAVSGTWSSLSEIFSVKV
- the LOC104716109 gene encoding amino acid transporter ANTL2-like isoform X2, with protein sequence MGFENEASSSSYTLKIPPAATEDTPLLGKGPPLSSQFKTFANVFIAVVGAGVLGLPYAFKRTGWLMGVLLLVSVSVLTHHCMMLLVHTRRKLDSFNGVSKSSSKIGSFGDLGFAVCGSFGRIVVDLFIILSQAGFCVGYLIFIGTTLANLFDPDSPTSLRHQITRLGSDFFGVSSKSLYIWVCFPFQLGLNSIKTLTHLAPLSIFADVVDLGAMGVVIVEDSMIILKQRPDVVAFGGMSLFLYGMGVAVYSFEGVGMVLPLESEMKDKDKFGKVLALGMGFISLIYIAFGFLGYLAFGEDTMDIITSNLGAGLISTVVQLGLCVNLFFTFPLMMNPVFEIVERRFSRGMYSAWLRWLLVLVVTLVALFVPNFTDFLSLVGSSTCCVLGFVLPALFHLLVFKEEMGWIQWSSDTAIVGLGVALAVSGTWSSLSEIFSVKV
- the LOC104716109 gene encoding amino acid transporter ANTL2-like isoform X3, with translation MGFENEASSSSYTLKIPPAATEDTPLLGKGPPLSSQFKTFANVFIAVVGAGVLGLPYAFKRTGWLMGVLLLVSVSVLTHHCMMLLVHTRRKLDSFNGVSKSSSKIGSFGDLGFAVCGSFGRIVVDLFIILSQAGFCVGYLIFIGTTLANLFDPDSPTSLRHQITRLGSDFFGVSSKSLYIWVCFPFQLGLNSIKTLTHLAPLSIFADVVDLGAMGVVIVEDSMIILKQRPDVVAFGGMSLFLYGMGVAVYSFEGVGMVLPLESEMKDKDKFGKVLALGMGFISLIYIAFGFLGYLAFGEDTMDIITSNLGAGLISTVVQLGLCVNLFFTFPLMMNPVFEIVERRFSRGMYSAWLRWLLVLVVTLVALFVPNFTDFLSLVGSSTCCVLGFVLPALFHLLVFKEEMGWIQWSSDTAIVGLGVALAVSGTWSSLSEIFSVKV